One Thermococcus eurythermalis DNA segment encodes these proteins:
- the rrp42 gene encoding exosome complex protein Rrp42, which yields MSDMEVMASIMRDHIINLLREGKRTDGRSFEDYRDLEIKVNVIEKAEGSAWVRLGNTQVLVGIKADLGEPFPDLPDKGVMTTNVELVPLASPTFEPGPPDENAIELARVVDRGIRESGAVELEKLVIVPGKLVRVIFIDVHVLDHDGNLLDASGIGAIAALLSTKIPKIEYDEESGEVKVLDEYEPLPVRSVPIPVTFAKIGNTIVVDPNLDEERVMDGRLTITTDETGHISAVQKGEGGSFKLEEVMYAVETAFKKAEEIRKIVLEAVGRA from the coding sequence ATGAGTGATATGGAAGTAATGGCCAGCATAATGCGCGATCACATCATAAACCTCCTCAGAGAGGGTAAGAGGACCGACGGTCGTTCCTTCGAGGACTACCGCGACCTCGAGATAAAGGTCAACGTGATTGAGAAGGCGGAGGGCTCCGCCTGGGTCCGGCTCGGGAACACGCAGGTTCTCGTCGGCATAAAAGCCGATCTCGGTGAGCCGTTCCCGGACTTGCCCGACAAGGGCGTCATGACGACCAACGTCGAGCTCGTTCCCCTTGCCTCGCCGACCTTTGAACCCGGCCCGCCCGACGAGAACGCCATAGAACTCGCCCGTGTCGTGGACAGAGGAATCAGAGAGAGCGGGGCCGTCGAGCTTGAGAAGCTCGTCATTGTCCCGGGCAAGCTCGTCAGGGTAATCTTCATTGACGTCCACGTGCTCGACCACGACGGAAACCTCCTTGACGCGAGCGGAATCGGAGCGATAGCGGCACTGCTGAGCACCAAGATTCCGAAGATTGAGTACGATGAGGAGAGCGGAGAGGTGAAGGTACTCGACGAGTACGAGCCTCTTCCAGTCAGAAGCGTTCCGATACCGGTCACCTTCGCCAAGATAGGCAACACCATAGTGGTTGACCCCAACCTCGACGAGGAGCGCGTCATGGACGGCAGGCTGACCATAACCACCGACGAGACGGGGCACATCTCCGCGGTTCAGAAGGGTGAGGGCGGAAGCTTCAAGCTCGAGGAAGTCATGTACGCCGTTGAGACCGCCTTCAAGAAGGCGGAAGAGATAAGGAAGATAGTCTTAGAGGCCGTTGGAAGGGCCTGA
- the rrp41 gene encoding exosome complex exonuclease Rrp41 → MMGRPEGLKLIDENGRRVDGRKKYELRPIKMEVGVLKNADGSAYVEWGKNKIMAAVYGPREIHPKHLQRPDRAILRVRYNMAPFSVEERKKPGPDRRSVEISKVIRGALEPALILQMFPRTAIDVFIEVLQADAGTRVAGITAASLALADAGIPMRDLVAACAAGKIDGEIVLDLNKDEDNYGEADVPVAIMPLKNDITLLQMDGYLTREEFMEAVKLAIKGAKAVYQKQREALKEKYLRIAQEVAGNE, encoded by the coding sequence ATGATGGGCAGGCCTGAGGGTTTAAAGCTCATCGACGAGAACGGTAGAAGGGTTGACGGCAGAAAGAAGTACGAGCTTAGGCCCATTAAAATGGAAGTCGGCGTCCTGAAGAACGCTGACGGTTCGGCCTACGTCGAGTGGGGCAAGAACAAGATAATGGCGGCCGTTTACGGCCCGAGGGAGATACACCCCAAGCACCTCCAGAGGCCGGACAGGGCAATCCTGCGCGTCCGCTACAACATGGCTCCCTTCAGCGTTGAGGAGCGCAAGAAGCCCGGACCGGACAGGAGGAGCGTCGAGATAAGCAAGGTCATAAGGGGCGCGCTTGAGCCGGCCCTTATCCTTCAGATGTTTCCCAGAACCGCCATAGACGTATTTATAGAGGTTCTCCAGGCCGACGCCGGAACCCGTGTGGCGGGCATCACGGCCGCTTCCCTCGCCCTCGCAGATGCGGGAATACCCATGAGGGACCTGGTAGCGGCTTGTGCCGCGGGAAAGATTGACGGTGAGATAGTCCTCGACCTCAACAAGGACGAGGACAACTACGGTGAGGCCGACGTTCCGGTCGCCATAATGCCCCTCAAGAACGACATAACGCTCCTCCAGATGGACGGCTACCTGACCAGGGAAGAGTTCATGGAGGCGGTAAAGCTCGCAATCAAGGGTGCCAAGGCCGTCTATCAGAAGCAGAGGGAAGCCCTCAAAGAAAAATACCTCCGCATAGCCCAGGAGGTGGCGGGAAATGAGTGA
- the rrp4 gene encoding exosome complex RNA-binding protein Rrp4, with protein MRRIFVKPRELVVPGTLLAQGPFKNGRGTFREGNRIYSTVIGLVEIRGDLIRVIPLEGPYIPEVGDNVLGKIVDVKFSNWTVDIGAPYQANLRVQDAVEERIDLLKTDLRKIYDIGDIIYAKVKAFNEINQIDLTTKGMPFKGGPLRGGQLVTITPSKVPRLIGKGGSMINMIKTLTGTRIIVGQNGWVWVSGKNDELEKLAIEAILKVDRESHTQGLTDRVKEYLLSRLRELKEQGVIAEIPQLGEKEGENDDGQA; from the coding sequence ATGAGGCGGATTTTTGTAAAACCAAGGGAACTCGTCGTCCCTGGGACCCTGCTCGCCCAGGGGCCGTTTAAGAACGGAAGAGGAACCTTTAGAGAAGGCAACAGGATTTACTCGACAGTGATAGGCCTTGTGGAGATAAGGGGCGACCTCATAAGGGTCATACCGCTTGAAGGGCCCTACATCCCCGAGGTTGGAGACAACGTCCTCGGAAAGATAGTGGACGTCAAGTTCTCGAACTGGACAGTGGACATCGGCGCACCGTACCAGGCAAACCTCCGCGTCCAGGACGCAGTCGAGGAGCGCATAGACCTGCTCAAGACGGACCTGAGGAAGATATACGACATAGGAGACATAATCTACGCCAAGGTCAAGGCGTTCAACGAGATAAACCAGATTGACCTGACGACGAAAGGGATGCCCTTCAAGGGAGGCCCGCTCAGAGGCGGACAGCTCGTCACGATAACGCCCTCAAAGGTGCCGAGGCTCATCGGTAAGGGCGGCTCAATGATCAACATGATTAAGACGCTGACGGGAACGAGGATTATAGTCGGCCAGAACGGATGGGTCTGGGTGAGCGGAAAGAACGACGAGCTTGAGAAGCTCGCGATAGAGGCCATCCTCAAGGTGGACCGCGAGAGCCACACCCAGGGCCTAACCGACAGGGTCAAGGAGTATCTGCTCTCAAGGCTCAGGGAGCTAAAGGAGCAGGGAGTTATTGCCGAAATCCCCCAGCTTGGGGAGAAGGAAGGTGAGAATGATGATGGGCAGGCCTGA
- a CDS encoding ribosome assembly factor SBDS, whose translation MPISVDKAVIARLKTHGETFEILVDPYLARDFKEGKDVPIEEILATPYVFKDAHKGDKASEHEMEKIFGTSDPYEVAKIILRKGDVQLTAEQRRQMLEEKKRYIATVIHRHAVDPRTGYPHPVDRILRAMEEAGVHVDIFKDAEEQVPKVIKAIRPLLPIKLEVKVIAVKIPSDYVGKAYGEVRRFGNIKREEWASDGSWMFLIEIPGGVEEEFYEKLNALTKGTALTKLVERKGL comes from the coding sequence ATGCCGATAAGCGTTGACAAGGCAGTCATCGCCCGTCTCAAGACCCACGGCGAGACCTTCGAGATACTCGTTGACCCGTACCTGGCGAGGGACTTCAAGGAGGGCAAGGACGTCCCCATAGAGGAGATCCTCGCCACTCCCTATGTTTTTAAGGACGCCCACAAGGGCGACAAGGCGAGCGAACACGAAATGGAGAAAATATTTGGAACCAGCGACCCCTATGAGGTTGCGAAGATAATCCTCCGAAAGGGCGACGTCCAGCTCACAGCGGAGCAGAGGAGACAGATGCTTGAGGAGAAGAAGCGCTACATAGCGACGGTAATCCACAGGCACGCTGTTGACCCGAGGACGGGCTATCCTCACCCCGTTGACAGGATTTTGAGGGCAATGGAAGAGGCTGGAGTCCACGTTGATATCTTCAAGGACGCGGAAGAACAGGTTCCAAAGGTCATCAAGGCGATTAGGCCTTTGCTCCCGATAAAGCTTGAAGTCAAGGTCATAGCGGTGAAGATACCAAGCGACTACGTCGGAAAGGCCTACGGTGAGGTCAGAAGGTTCGGCAACATAAAGAGGGAAGAGTGGGCCAGCGACGGCTCCTGGATGTTCCTCATCGAGATACCCGGAGGAGTAGAGGAAGAGTTTTATGAGAAGCTCAACGCCCTCACAAAGGGCACCGCCCTTACTAAACTTGTAGAGAGGAAGGGACTATGA
- the psmA gene encoding archaeal proteasome endopeptidase complex subunit alpha has protein sequence MAFVPPQAGYDRAITVFSPDGRLFQVNYAREAVKRGATAVGVKWKDGVVLAVEKRITSKLIEPRSYEKIFQIDDHIAAAPSGIIADARVLVDRARLEAQVYRLTYGEPVPLTVLVKKICDLKQAHTQYGGVRPFGAALLMAGINDKPELYETDPSGAYFEWKAVAIGSGRNVAMAIFEEHYDDNLDRDGAIKLAILALAKTLEEPTADSIEVAYITTEDKRWKKLPREELEKFLSEVLEEIKEEEVEEKSEDYSELDQNY, from the coding sequence ATGGCGTTTGTACCACCACAGGCCGGTTACGACCGGGCGATAACCGTTTTCAGCCCGGACGGAAGGCTGTTCCAGGTGAACTATGCGAGGGAGGCTGTAAAAAGAGGTGCAACGGCCGTAGGAGTAAAATGGAAGGACGGCGTTGTCCTGGCCGTTGAGAAGAGGATTACCAGCAAGCTTATCGAGCCGAGAAGTTATGAGAAGATTTTCCAGATTGACGACCACATAGCCGCCGCCCCGAGCGGTATAATAGCCGACGCCCGCGTTCTGGTGGACAGGGCCAGGCTGGAGGCCCAGGTTTACAGGCTCACCTACGGCGAACCCGTCCCGCTCACCGTTCTGGTGAAGAAAATATGCGACCTCAAGCAGGCCCACACCCAGTACGGCGGTGTGAGGCCCTTTGGTGCCGCCCTGCTCATGGCGGGCATAAACGACAAGCCCGAGCTCTACGAGACCGACCCCAGCGGTGCCTACTTCGAGTGGAAGGCAGTCGCGATAGGAAGCGGAAGGAACGTGGCGATGGCCATCTTCGAGGAGCACTACGACGACAACCTCGACAGGGACGGGGCGATAAAGCTCGCCATACTCGCCCTGGCAAAGACCCTCGAGGAGCCAACCGCCGATTCGATAGAAGTAGCTTACATAACCACCGAGGACAAGCGCTGGAAGAAGCTCCCGAGGGAGGAGCTTGAGAAGTTCCTCTCCGAGGTTCTTGAGGAGATTAAAGAGGAAGAAGTCGAGGAGAAGTCCGAGGACTACTCCGAGCTCGACCAGAACTACTGA
- a CDS encoding HIT family protein, producing the protein MECPFCRPPKEQLLYEDGLIRILIDSYPASRGHLLVVPRRHVESWGELSREEKSALIRGMELAMEKLTEVLKPDGFNVGMNLGRAAGQTVPHLHLHVIPRYTGDCARPRGGVRKAVLDVEDENLSAESRWEKNRMGEKEIEALGKAFKS; encoded by the coding sequence ATGGAGTGCCCATTCTGCAGACCTCCAAAAGAACAACTACTCTACGAGGACGGGCTCATCAGAATCCTCATTGATTCGTATCCCGCAAGCAGGGGTCACCTCCTCGTCGTTCCTAGGAGGCACGTGGAGAGCTGGGGAGAGCTGAGCCGGGAAGAAAAATCGGCCTTAATCCGGGGGATGGAGCTGGCGATGGAAAAGCTGACTGAAGTCCTTAAGCCTGATGGCTTCAACGTGGGAATGAACCTCGGAAGAGCGGCCGGTCAGACCGTCCCGCACCTCCACCTGCACGTGATTCCCCGCTATACCGGAGACTGCGCCCGCCCAAGGGGCGGCGTCAGGAAGGCAGTCCTCGACGTGGAGGACGAAAACCTCAGTGCAGAAAGCCGGTGGGAGAAGAACAGAATGGGCGAAAAAGAAATCGAAGCGCTGGGGAAGGCCTTCAAGTCCTGA
- a CDS encoding nucleotide pyrophosphohydrolase, whose product MHFRELEEKLVAFRDARGWMKYHTPKNLAISAAVEMGELLEHFQWESDEEILESIKDPAKKEAIADEIADVIIYLTLLAHELGIDLDRAVEEKIEKNGKKYPLRT is encoded by the coding sequence ATGCACTTCCGGGAGCTTGAGGAAAAGCTCGTTGCCTTCCGCGACGCGAGGGGCTGGATGAAATACCACACGCCGAAGAACCTGGCCATATCCGCCGCCGTGGAGATGGGGGAACTGCTTGAGCACTTCCAGTGGGAGAGCGACGAGGAAATACTGGAGTCGATTAAAGACCCGGCCAAGAAGGAGGCCATAGCCGACGAGATAGCCGACGTCATCATCTACCTCACGCTCCTCGCCCACGAGCTGGGCATAGACCTTGACAGGGCCGTTGAAGAAAAAATCGAGAAGAACGGGAAAAAGTACCCGCTCAGGACTTGA
- the iorA gene encoding indolepyruvate ferredoxin oxidoreductase subunit alpha — MEAAKAYPSDSAGVKTEKREKKLLMGNEAIAYGALESGVVFATGYPGTPSTEVVETIARLKPEVFAEWAPNEKVALEEAAGVAYAGLRALVTMKCVGLNVAADPLMSLAYSGVEGGLVILVADDPGPHTSQTEQDDRYYGKLSLLPVLEPADPQEAHDLIKYAYELSEKYKVPVIFRTTTRVNHTTSDVEVGEFVELDREPVFKKDIERYVRASMEGNRKRHRWLNETLRKIEEEFNTMPFNWIEGKDDAKIGIIVEGAPYNYVREVVPKLNAEFKILKLSTPHPLPKKLVTDFLKTVDYAIVVEDGAPFLEEEVKIAAYEAGLNVPIYGKRTGHLPLEGELTPSLVRNALLKLLGEEGETYEKPEEVKFAESLAPKRPPVMCPGCPHRGSYRAALDALRDLKLGRYKIPIHGDIGCYALSLLPPLEAIWTEYVMGASISLANGQSVVMNKKIIATIGDSTFFHNGIQPLIDAVYKNLNVLVMILDNRTTAMTGHQPHPGTGGSETGRKFNEIDIEALVKALGVKYVKTVDPYDLKATREAIKEAMGVEGPAVIIARRECVIPVIRRGEIGEIPVVIEDKCTGCKACILLTGCPALVYDPETKKVRIDGLICTGCGLCNQLCPFEAIKFPSELK; from the coding sequence ATGGAAGCGGCTAAGGCTTACCCTTCTGACTCGGCTGGAGTGAAGACCGAAAAGCGCGAGAAGAAGCTTCTCATGGGAAACGAAGCGATAGCATACGGCGCCCTTGAGAGCGGTGTCGTTTTTGCCACCGGTTACCCCGGAACGCCTTCGACCGAGGTTGTAGAGACCATAGCAAGGCTCAAGCCAGAAGTTTTTGCCGAGTGGGCCCCCAACGAGAAGGTCGCCCTTGAGGAAGCGGCCGGAGTTGCCTACGCCGGCCTCAGGGCGCTCGTCACGATGAAGTGTGTCGGCCTCAACGTCGCCGCCGACCCCCTCATGAGCCTTGCCTATTCTGGCGTTGAAGGCGGCCTTGTAATCCTCGTGGCGGACGACCCAGGGCCGCACACCAGCCAGACCGAGCAGGACGACCGCTACTACGGCAAGCTCTCGCTTTTGCCCGTTCTTGAGCCAGCCGACCCGCAGGAGGCCCACGACCTCATCAAGTATGCCTACGAGCTGAGCGAGAAGTACAAAGTCCCTGTCATATTCAGGACGACCACGAGGGTGAACCACACGACGAGCGACGTTGAGGTCGGTGAGTTCGTCGAGCTCGACAGGGAGCCCGTCTTCAAGAAGGACATTGAGAGGTATGTGCGCGCGAGCATGGAGGGCAACAGGAAGCGCCACAGGTGGCTGAACGAGACGCTGAGAAAGATTGAGGAGGAGTTCAACACGATGCCCTTCAACTGGATTGAAGGCAAAGATGACGCTAAAATCGGTATAATCGTCGAGGGTGCGCCCTACAACTACGTGCGCGAGGTCGTTCCTAAGCTAAACGCTGAGTTCAAGATTCTCAAGCTCTCCACGCCGCACCCGCTCCCGAAGAAGCTGGTCACTGACTTCCTCAAGACCGTTGACTACGCGATTGTGGTCGAGGACGGCGCGCCGTTCCTTGAGGAGGAGGTCAAGATAGCCGCCTATGAGGCGGGCCTCAACGTCCCGATCTACGGCAAGAGGACCGGACATCTCCCGCTTGAAGGCGAGCTTACCCCAAGCCTCGTGAGGAACGCCCTTCTGAAGCTCCTCGGCGAGGAGGGAGAGACCTACGAGAAGCCGGAAGAAGTGAAGTTCGCCGAGAGCCTCGCACCGAAGAGACCACCCGTGATGTGCCCCGGCTGTCCGCACAGGGGAAGCTATAGGGCCGCTTTGGACGCCCTCCGCGACCTCAAGCTCGGCCGTTACAAAATCCCGATACATGGCGACATAGGTTGCTACGCCCTCTCGCTCCTCCCGCCGCTTGAAGCCATCTGGACTGAGTACGTGATGGGCGCCAGTATAAGCCTCGCCAACGGCCAGAGCGTCGTGATGAACAAGAAGATAATAGCCACCATAGGAGACTCCACGTTCTTTCACAACGGAATCCAGCCGCTGATTGATGCAGTCTACAAGAATCTGAACGTCCTGGTTATGATACTCGACAACAGGACGACGGCGATGACAGGCCACCAGCCCCACCCCGGAACCGGCGGAAGCGAGACTGGCAGGAAGTTCAATGAGATTGACATCGAGGCGCTCGTCAAGGCGCTCGGAGTGAAGTACGTGAAGACCGTTGACCCATACGACCTCAAGGCTACGAGGGAGGCAATAAAGGAGGCAATGGGGGTTGAGGGGCCGGCCGTCATAATAGCGAGGCGCGAGTGTGTCATACCCGTCATAAGGCGTGGTGAGATAGGTGAAATCCCCGTAGTCATCGAAGACAAGTGCACCGGCTGTAAGGCCTGCATACTCCTGACCGGCTGTCCGGCGCTCGTTTACGACCCGGAGACGAAGAAGGTCAGGATAGACGGCCTCATATGCACCGGCTGCGGCCTCTGCAACCAGCTCTGCCCCTTCGAGGCCATAAAGTTCCCGAGCGAGCTTAAGTAA
- a CDS encoding DUF4855 domain-containing protein, producing MSKYGLWYYMPYGGNYQTFPTNKTGALCELGFDYLIALHTSGKNNRYGNMPYGTTFTEGLKNGGNFGKWLEEHVGTKISERLRADGYAPIPYIAEIPVKHKEIPPLDYLLGWIEGVYLNTSGLLRGFYWYYEYPWQVSNGITPMNYVKEISDQVKTWGLQLIWIPYLHISENSEDFQKLMSMYENKIKCIHYIVDHTDIPKLSKHFTKIFIQPNYYQKKTILRDDNGKVSLRVWFEGVIEYLREYHKMNNIYMELECDGAVKGSSESLKKACEYTKYANKLQDRAYYFDVNVSNLYVLRDKCPGYV from the coding sequence ATGTCGAAATATGGTCTATGGTATTATATGCCATATGGTGGGAATTACCAAACGTTCCCAACCAATAAAACGGGCGCTCTTTGTGAGCTTGGGTTCGATTACCTGATAGCATTGCATACAAGTGGGAAGAACAATAGGTACGGCAACATGCCATACGGCACAACTTTTACTGAGGGATTAAAGAATGGAGGTAACTTTGGGAAGTGGCTTGAAGAACACGTCGGGACAAAAATATCTGAAAGATTAAGAGCCGATGGGTACGCCCCCATACCATACATCGCAGAGATTCCTGTAAAACATAAAGAGATTCCCCCATTGGATTATCTCCTCGGATGGATTGAAGGAGTGTATCTCAATACAAGCGGGCTGTTAAGGGGTTTCTATTGGTATTACGAGTATCCCTGGCAGGTTTCAAATGGCATCACCCCAATGAATTATGTTAAGGAGATTTCAGACCAAGTAAAAACATGGGGCCTCCAACTTATATGGATTCCATATCTCCACATCTCAGAAAACAGTGAAGATTTCCAAAAACTTATGAGCATGTATGAAAACAAGATAAAGTGCATACACTACATAGTTGATCACACTGACATCCCCAAACTCTCCAAGCACTTCACCAAAATTTTCATTCAACCAAATTATTATCAGAAAAAGACTATACTGAGAGACGATAATGGCAAGGTTAGTCTTCGAGTTTGGTTTGAAGGCGTCATCGAGTACCTCAGGGAGTACCACAAGATGAATAATATCTACATGGAACTGGAATGTGACGGAGCAGTAAAGGGAAGCTCGGAAAGCCTCAAAAAGGCTTGTGAATATACCAAGTACGCCAATAAACTTCAAGATAGAGCATATTACTTTGATGTCAATGTAAGTAATTTATACGTGCTCAGGGATAAATGTCCAGGGTACGTATAG
- a CDS encoding DUF4152 family protein translates to MRIVAADTGGALLTEEYEPIGLIATAVVLVEKPYRTATLSRVRYANPFDYDMSGRQAIRDEAFLAVEFAREVKPDVVHLDSTIGGVEVRKLDEPTIDALTITDRGKEVWKDLAKDLQPLAKKFWEETGIEIIAIGKSSVPVRIAEIYAGLYTAKWAIDYAREHGRAIVGLPRYMKVEIHPGKIYGESLDPREGGLYGEIEAGTEGIGWELYPNPLVRRFMVLEVWKE, encoded by the coding sequence ATGAGGATTGTTGCGGCTGACACTGGCGGAGCACTCTTAACGGAGGAGTATGAGCCTATTGGCCTGATAGCAACTGCGGTGGTGCTCGTCGAGAAGCCCTACAGGACGGCGACACTCAGCAGGGTGAGGTACGCCAACCCCTTCGATTACGACATGAGCGGCAGACAGGCGATAAGGGACGAGGCCTTCCTTGCAGTGGAGTTCGCGAGGGAAGTCAAGCCCGACGTCGTCCACCTCGACTCCACCATAGGAGGGGTGGAAGTCAGAAAGCTCGATGAGCCCACCATTGATGCTTTGACAATAACGGACAGGGGAAAGGAAGTCTGGAAGGACCTTGCCAAAGACCTGCAACCCCTCGCCAAGAAGTTCTGGGAGGAAACCGGGATAGAAATAATCGCCATCGGCAAGTCCAGCGTCCCGGTCAGGATAGCGGAGATTTACGCAGGACTATACACGGCCAAGTGGGCGATTGACTACGCGAGGGAGCACGGCAGGGCCATCGTCGGTCTCCCCCGCTACATGAAGGTGGAAATTCACCCCGGAAAAATCTACGGAGAAAGCTTAGACCCGCGCGAGGGCGGTCTCTACGGGGAAATTGAAGCGGGGACGGAAGGTATTGGCTGGGAGCTCTACCCGAACCCGCTCGTTAGGAGGTTCATGGTTTTAGAGGTGTGGAAGGAGTAA
- a CDS encoding AI-2E family transporter codes for MRAEELVWGAVVAVILYVAWRVVHPLVTPLFFGFVLAYASYPLQRRLSPRLGNKRSALLISLSVLLVGGFLTLYLLLVSVQVAMSFYDSVVGAFNWLLTLPLPEDVLQFLQNFQGQVVPKIADYLSEQAFSLPSYLLQLLVFFFTYYYALAYGEEIRAQIYALLPEKNRELGEEILTSVNKTLSALIRAWLLLNVAKGILMTIGFIIFRVSDLYTAIVAGFLTFAFSFVPLFEGWMIWLAGAIYFAINGAYFHAVGIALYGFFLVSPMPDYTIRPMMVARDTELDETLVFVGMLGGTWAMGLKGLIIGPIVLNVLLVLLKEWKRFTESSRRPSQAPQGPSSRPLG; via the coding sequence ATGAGGGCAGAGGAACTGGTCTGGGGCGCGGTCGTGGCAGTTATTCTGTACGTTGCGTGGAGGGTAGTCCACCCTCTTGTGACGCCCCTGTTCTTCGGGTTCGTTCTTGCCTACGCCTCCTACCCGCTTCAGCGGAGGCTCTCGCCGAGGCTCGGAAATAAGCGCTCCGCCCTCCTGATAAGTCTCTCGGTTCTTCTCGTTGGGGGATTTCTGACGCTTTATCTCCTCCTTGTATCAGTCCAAGTCGCCATGTCCTTCTATGACAGCGTTGTAGGGGCTTTCAACTGGCTCCTTACCCTTCCGCTCCCGGAGGACGTTCTCCAGTTCCTCCAGAACTTCCAGGGCCAGGTCGTTCCGAAAATAGCGGACTACCTCTCCGAGCAGGCGTTCTCCCTGCCCTCCTACCTGCTCCAGCTCCTCGTGTTCTTCTTCACCTACTACTACGCCCTTGCCTACGGGGAGGAAATCCGGGCCCAGATATACGCCCTCCTGCCCGAGAAGAACCGCGAGCTCGGTGAGGAAATTCTGACGAGCGTGAACAAAACGCTCTCAGCGCTCATCAGGGCATGGCTTCTCCTCAACGTGGCCAAGGGAATCCTGATGACAATCGGCTTCATAATCTTTCGCGTCTCAGACCTCTACACCGCCATAGTCGCCGGCTTCTTGACATTTGCCTTCTCATTTGTCCCGCTCTTTGAGGGCTGGATGATTTGGCTGGCCGGAGCGATATATTTTGCAATCAACGGGGCTTACTTCCACGCCGTTGGCATAGCGCTCTACGGCTTCTTCCTCGTCTCCCCGATGCCGGACTACACGATAAGGCCGATGATGGTCGCGAGGGACACGGAGCTCGACGAGACCCTCGTGTTCGTAGGAATGCTTGGGGGCACGTGGGCAATGGGTCTGAAGGGTCTCATAATCGGCCCGATAGTCCTCAACGTCCTCCTTGTCCTCCTGAAAGAATGGAAAAGGTTCACAGAATCTTCACGCCGGCCTTCTCAAGCTCCTCAAGGGCCTTCTTCTCGTCCTTTGGGTTAA
- a CDS encoding nicotinamidase, whose translation MSEEALIVVDMQRDFMPGGALPVPEGDKIIPKVNEYIRKFREKGALIVATRDWHPENHISFKEQGGPWPKHCVQGTEGAEFVVELPEDAVIISKATEPDKEAYSGFEGTNLAEILKEKGVKRVYICGVATEYCVKATALDAVKHGFEVYLLSDAVKGINPKDEKKALEELEKAGVKIL comes from the coding sequence ATGTCCGAGGAGGCACTAATCGTTGTTGACATGCAGAGGGACTTTATGCCAGGGGGAGCCCTGCCCGTTCCCGAGGGAGACAAGATAATCCCGAAGGTCAACGAGTACATACGGAAGTTCAGGGAAAAGGGAGCGCTCATCGTGGCGACGCGCGACTGGCACCCGGAAAACCACATCAGCTTCAAGGAACAGGGCGGGCCGTGGCCGAAGCACTGCGTTCAGGGGACGGAGGGAGCTGAGTTCGTCGTCGAGCTACCCGAGGACGCGGTGATAATCTCCAAGGCCACCGAGCCGGACAAGGAAGCCTACTCCGGCTTCGAGGGAACGAATCTCGCCGAGATTCTGAAGGAGAAGGGCGTCAAGCGCGTCTACATCTGCGGTGTTGCGACTGAGTACTGCGTTAAGGCCACCGCCCTCGACGCGGTGAAGCACGGCTTTGAAGTCTACCTTTTGAGCGACGCGGTCAAGGGAATTAACCCAAAGGACGAGAAGAAGGCCCTTGAGGAGCTTGAGAAGGCCGGCGTGAAGATTCTGTGA
- a CDS encoding DUF2240 family protein has product MHPLEEAVQVKGSTEFTRSELVGILTFRLRRFSVSEAKELIEEWLEEGLLEEREGKLHVKIEALEKTEKPEDLLGEMVVHIARSLGWSEMEVMEGIKALRERYGDLDERILAYLFGLEKGVDMSKFKDRLDV; this is encoded by the coding sequence ATGCACCCGCTGGAGGAAGCAGTCCAGGTCAAGGGCTCAACCGAGTTCACGAGGAGCGAGCTGGTCGGGATACTCACCTTCAGGCTGAGGCGCTTCTCGGTTAGTGAGGCGAAGGAACTCATAGAGGAGTGGCTGGAGGAGGGCCTGCTCGAGGAGCGCGAGGGGAAGCTACACGTGAAAATCGAGGCCCTCGAAAAAACGGAAAAGCCCGAAGACCTTCTGGGAGAGATGGTCGTCCACATAGCCCGCTCCCTAGGCTGGAGCGAGATGGAGGTAATGGAGGGAATAAAGGCACTCCGCGAGCGCTACGGAGACCTTGATGAACGGATTTTGGCTTACCTCTTCGGCCTTGAGAAGGGCGTCGACATGTCAAAGTTCAAGGACAGGCTTGACGTCTGA